GCTTATGAACGGTGACATGGGCAAGCCGTGTTCGTCATGTCTTTGCACATAAAGCGCACATCTTCGTGAATCAATGTCTGCCCTTGCAAAGCCACGCGCCTGCTTGCGCAAATCTTTGAGGGGAAGATGTGGCGTTCAGTCTGCAGCCCCTGAATATCGAACCAAGGGACGCAGCATGGGCTTGAGCGGATCAGGCGTGTTGTCCAACTCGGACAGCGCATCCGCCTGTTCATACAAAGCGGCAGTCACGCCTGGTGAGTACGCCTGGTGCAGGTTGGCCACTTCAAGGCGGGTATACAGAGCAGACGCGATAGCCTTGCGGTGCTCTGGCCGGTCGAGGTGGAGCCCCCAGATTGACTCCTCCAACAGTATTTCCAGCACTTGCAGCCGCTCTTCAACACTGAGCTTTTCGCTTCCCATATAAATCTCAATTCACATAAGCACAAGAGTTCGGGAGACAGTGGCAGGTGGAAGCAGGAGGAGCCGCTGCGCGCCAACTAGACGAAGTCTGCCATGCCGGCCTTCGTTATATTCAAGTATATATTACGAAGAGATGAGCCGCCCAACGGATATGGCGGATGAAAATCAGCAGCACTGCTTGCTCATGCTTTGCGAGAAGCGGGCCAGCGTGTCTAACGGCATTGATGCGATGCATTCAGCGCCCTGCCCTCGTGGTGACGGGGAGGCGATGAGCGTTAAGCGATGAAGTTCGTGCTTGAGCCGCAGCACGAGGTTCAATGCCATGAAAGATTCTTTGCACTACGCTCCGCTGGCCACGCTTGATGCCGCTGCGTGCCAGTGCTTGGCCGCCAGCCTGCCTAGCTGCTGTGGACCAAGGCGACCAGCTTGTCCAGATCGGCTTGACATGCCCTAAGAGCATGTTGCTCGATACGCCTATACAGAGCAATCACCAGATGCCCCGTTTCAGTGAGCTCCGTACCACCTCCATGAGAACCTCCCGTCGATGTGATCACCGCCGGCTTATTCAGCGCATGATTGATGCCATCGACCAGCAACCAGGCCCGGCGGTAGGACATGCCCAGGGATTTGGCGGCCGCAGCAATGGATTTGGTTTCGTTAATGGTCTCCAGGAGTTCGATTTTCCCAGGGCCGATGGCAATGATGTCACCGGCCATCACACGCATGCGCAGCTTCACTTCAGGTGAAGCGAGATTAGAGCGTGAAGGTGTATTGGACATGTGGTTTGAAAGCGCAAGATGTGTTGTTACTGAAGGCTCAGCGTAACCACGTCGCCCTGGGCGGAACTATTCCGGCACAGCACGAATTATGACGATGGCTGAAGCCTCAAGTCCTAAGCATCAGCGTAGTCAACAAGCTCGGTTCATATGGTCGGATTGCCAAAACCGCTGAACATCGAGGCTGAATGCGCGGCAATAGGCCTTCAGCTCTTTTGCGTGAGCGCTGACTGCGGACTTTGCCGTAAATCATTTGCTGCATGCGACGACCGCTCGTGACTGCACAGCCCCCCGGAGTCGTGGCTCAGCTGAGCGCTGTGAAGCGATGACTGACAGGCCGCGACGTGACCATGAGCAGCTCCAATCACGGCAAAGCCGTCTCCTGGCACAGGACTGCATTGTGTCGATATGCGACAGCCGCAAAACGTGCCGTTGTTGTCCATCGACTCTGCGATCTGCTGATTCCAGGGCCTCACTCCATATCGGAACCTGTGAGGCCGCATACCGGAGCAAATTGCAGGTTCTGCAACCTCGAGCTTCGCAAACGCGCCCCCTGGCGCCTCTTGACTCCAGGTTGTCGAGAACCGGCAGCTACCATGAGTTGCGCACACAGACATTAGCTTTAGCATTGGCATGGCTTGTAAACCCAATCTGCCTGCAATAGGCTTTGATACCTCCTGTCAACATCTGTGAAGTGCGCATGGCGGATCATCACAGCCCAATTCAGGAGGCTCGTCCCTGATGACGCGTGCGATGTCAGCGGCGGTGTGTATGGGGTCGCGCGCAAGGAGACTCTGATGTCTCATTTCTCGTTCGCTCGTTCGGCCAGCCTCGTCGCGCTGGCAGTGATTCCTATGGCATCCTGGGCCATCCACGGCACCGAAGGTGTCGAGTGGGGAGCACCGCCTCCGGTTCTCGCCAAAGGAGCCAAATTCGCGGTACTCCTAGGTGATCCCAATCAACCAGGCCCCTATGTGGTGCGTCTGTCCGTGCCCGCCGGC
This region of Comamonas thiooxydans genomic DNA includes:
- a CDS encoding winged helix-turn-helix domain-containing protein, with amino-acid sequence MAGDIIAIGPGKIELLETINETKSIAAAAKSLGMSYRRAWLLVDGINHALNKPAVITSTGGSHGGGTELTETGHLVIALYRRIEQHALRACQADLDKLVALVHSS